A genomic segment from Dermacentor silvarum isolate Dsil-2018 chromosome 11, BIME_Dsil_1.4, whole genome shotgun sequence encodes:
- the LOC119432783 gene encoding acetylcholinesterase produces MEMLKRTQLPDLPTTAYKSDGAEGAVRLATSLQCPADLVTEASLRCLQNASVDAVARSKMAPRFAPVFNRAPLTSPQIRERWMLSLVTATVPRATQLTGPQGKEFLLGRVEREGAYPWFLEQQRSGTGDPQQLAARLVGYEMLERWQNATGVALDVATSDATYQEAVGDVLEACPMSELAEQLRAWKNRVYAYVLGYRPTYSSWTEETEAVHFEDMELVFGLPLTPDTPSGELDKQWSRTMIRVWSTFARTGRMPVLMTTKWPEFDMLRLATIKLGPKEVTGQRDPKWQRCRALRDSSATASLS; encoded by the exons ATGGAAATGCTCAAGCGGACgcagctgcccgatctgcccacgacgGC GTACAAGAGTGACGGCGCCGAAGGTGCCGTTCGCTTGGCGACCAGCCTGCAGTGCCCCGCGGACCTGGTGACCGAGGCCTCGCTGCGGTGCCTGCAGAACGCGTCCGTGGACGCGGTCGCCCGCAGCAAGATGGCGCCCAGGTTCGCGCCAGTGTTCAACAGGGCGCCGCTGACGAGTCCGCAGATACGGGAGCGCTGG ATGCTAAGTCTTGTAACGGCCACGGTCCCGCGCGCAACGCAGCTGACGGGGCCGCAGGGCAAGGAGTTTCTGCTGGGACGAGTGGAGCGGGAGGGCGCCTACCCGTGGTTCCTGGAGCAGCAGCGCTCCGGCACCGGCGACCCCCAACAGCTGGCCGCGAGGCTGGTCGGCTACGAGATGCTGGAGCGCTGGCAGAACGCCACGGGCGTCGCGCTGGACGTGGCCACCAGCGACGCAACGTACCAGGAGGCCGTGGGGGACGTTCTC GAGGCGTGCCCCATGTCCGAACTAGCCGAGCAGCTTCGCGCGTGGAAGAACCGCGTGTACGCCTACGTGCTGGGTTACCGGCCCACGTACTCCAGCTGGACGGAGGAGACCGAGGCCGTCCACTTCGAAGACATGGAGCTGGTGTTCGGCTTGCCGCTCACGCCCGACACGCCCTCTGGCGAGCTCGACAAGCAGTGGTCCAGGACCATGATACGTGTGTGGTCCACCTTTGCGCGCACGGG GAGAATGCCCGTTCTGATGACGACCAAGTGGCCGGAATTCGACATGCTCCGACTCGCCACCATAAAGCTGGGGCCCAAGGAAGTCACCGGGCAGCGAGACCCCAAGTGGCAGCGCTGCCGGGCATTGCGAGACTCGAGCGCCACGGCTTCGTTGAGTTGA
- the LOC119433063 gene encoding acetylcholinesterase-1-like — MSFALFEYMRDRSLPVVKGLFGAVRGQRLVVSDQGREWTVLAFLGVPFAKVPRGPLRFKPPQPLDSPLGEDHSGSTLDSMVKGPPCPQQDFYLGQHRVSTSNASEDCLHLNIWSPAQNCSPEHESGSCEAKTVLFFLYGAAFQNGGNSFEARVI, encoded by the exons ATGTCCTTCGCTCTCTTTGAGTACATGCGGGACCGCAGCCTACCAGTGGTCAAGGGCCTGTTCGGCGCCGTGCGCGGACAGAGGCTTGTGGTCAGCGACCAAGGGCGCGAGTGGACCGTACTGGCCTTTCTGGGCGTCCCGTTCGCCAAGGTGCCCAGAGGACCTCTGCGATTCAAGCCGCCGCAACCGCTGGATTCACCACTCGGG GAGGACCATAGCGGCAGCACGCTGGACAGCATGGTCAAGGGTCCGCCCTGCCCACAGCAGGACTTCTACCTGGGCCAGCACCGTGTGAGCACCAGCAACGCCAGCGAGGACTGTCTCCACCTCAACATCTGGTCGCCCGCGCAGAACTGCTCGCCCGAACACGAGTCGGGCTCCTGCGAGGCGAAGACGGTCCTATTCTTCCTGTACGGAGCGGCTTTCCAGAACGGCGGCAACAGCTTCGAGGCACGTGTTATATAG